The DNA region CCCGGTCCATGCCATTGGCGGCCAGGTGGGCGAGCAGCATCACCGACAGGCTGCCGCCGAGGCACAGGCCGACGACGTTGACCTTCTCGCAGCCGGTGATGTCGGCGATCACGTCGAGCGCCTGGCACGGGCCGCTGAGCAGGTAGTCGTCGAGGGCGACGTTGCGCATCGACTCGTCCGGGTTGACGTAGCTGATGGCGAACACGGTGTGGCCCTTGGCCACGGCCCATTCGATGAAGCTGCGACCGGGCGCCAGGTCCATGATGTAGTACTTGTTGATCCACGGCGGGCTGCACAGCAGCGGGACCTCGTGCACCGTCTTGGTCGAGGGGGCGTACTGGATGAGCTCCATGAGCTCGTTGCGGAAGACCACCTTTCCCGGGGTGCACGCCAGGTTCCCCCCCACCCGGAACGCCGAGGCGTCCACCTGTCGGGGCTTCCCCTGGTTGGTGGCCATGTCGACCATCAGGTTCCGCGCCCCGGCGAGGACAGACGCGCCGCGGGTCTCGATGGCCCTGCGTATGGCGACGGGATTGGTCGGGAGGAAGTTGGTCGGTGACAGCCCGTCGACGAGCAGGCCGAGCGTGTGCCTCGCCCGCTCCGCCGTCCCCGGCTCCAGGTCTGCGACGTCGAGGAGCTCGTGGAGGTACCGGGCCCACGCCAGGTACCCCTGCCCGACGCCGAAGAACCACGGATGGCTGTTCCACGACGGGTCGTGGAAGCGGCGGTCGCCGGCTTCGGCTTCGAGACGGGTGGACGGCGCCAGCCCGAGCGTGACCATCGCCGTCGCCCAACCGGCGTTGCCCAGCGCCGCGACGTAGCGCGCCGTGGCGCCGAGCACCGATGCGGGGTCGGCGGCCAGCGAGGCGGCGACCTCTGTCGCCTCCCCGACCGCCTCCCCGAGTCCGGTCGAGTCGAGCCCGGCCAGGAGGCCGACCTCGGGCCCCAGGGCCTCGACGGCTGCCCCTGCGGCGGCTGTCGCCGACATCTCCGCCTCGGCCCGCTCGGCCTCGGTGATCGTCGGCTCGCCGGCGCCGGGCCGCCGCATGTGCGTCGGCTCAGTCACGCCGGTTGTCGCTGCGGTAGCTGCGGTACACGGAGAGGAGGGCCTCCTTCTGGTCGTCGGTCAGGGCCGGGTCCCGGCGGATGGCCGCCTCGGTCCCACCCTTCGGCGGTCCCTCGGTGGCCGGGTCGCCGCCAGCCGGAACCGCCGCGTCGACAAGACCCGCCTGGGCGAGCATGGCCTCGGCCGACAGGTCGAGCGCCTCCGCGATCGACCGGAGCACCCGCAGCGAGGGCGCGTGCAGGCCGCGCTCGATCTGGCTGAGGTAGGCGTTCGACACCTTGGTGCGCTCGGCCATGTCGCGCAGCGACAGCCTGGCCAGGTTGCGCTGGGCCCGGAGGAAGCTGCCCAGCGCCTCGCGGTGGGTAGCCCACGGGTCGTCGGTCACCGATCGACCTGCGTCACGCTCGCCTCCACCGGTCGCACCACAGCGCCGGCAACGCTATTGCGTTGCCGGCGCGAGGCTCGACGGCTTCCCGGGGAGCGTGGCGGTCAGACCTTGGACGCCGCCGCCCTGGCCGTCGAGGTGGGAACCTTGATGGCGGGCATGGCGGCCTGGAACACCTGACCGGCGAACTCGCGCTGGCTGGCCACGACCTTCTCGCTGAAGCTGAAGACGCTCTCGAGCGCCTGCGAGGGCCGAACCGGCTCGGTGGTCGCCAGCTCGGGCAACTTGGAGACGACGGACTCGACGGTCTCCGCCCAGGCGCCGACGAAGGTGACGAACGCCTTCTGGCTCGCCTCCAGGCCGGCGAGGAACTTCTGCTGGATCTCGTTGGTGGTGTCGATCGCGGTGGGCATCGGGACCTCCCGTTCTGTTTCTATCGGAAGCGCTAACTATACCACGCAGCTGCATGGTTTGAAACGCCCGGGGACGTGTTTTCGGGACTCGGGGGTTCGGGTAGGGATCTCGACTGACCTGCAAGCAGGCCGTTCCGGAAGTGCACGCCGGATCGTTCAGGCGGACTTCACGAGAACGGCACGAGTCCGTTCTCGACCGGCCACGAGGCCGTAATCGGGGCGGTGCAGGATGAGGACGTCGCAGCAGACACGCCGGGGGAGTGCGTGACGTGGAGCGGTACCGGAAGGGAATCACGCACGCGCTGCCGCTGGAACGGGTTCCTCCCCGGAACCCACCGAGATCCAGAGCACCCCTTCCATTGGAGGACATGGCCCAGCCCCAGACACGAGGATCCGTCATCGATCTGGCCGATCTCCCGTCGCACGCCGGCGAGGCGCTCGGGCACAGTTCGTGGCGTCGCATCGCCCAGGACGAGGTGACCGCCTTCGCCCGTTTGACGGGCGACGAGCAGTGGATCCACGTCGACCCGCAGCGCGCCGCCGCCGGTCCGTTCGGCGCCACGGTCGCCCACGGGTACTTCACCCTCTCGCTGGCGACCGTCCTCCTCGACGAGGTGCTCACGATCGACGGTGCCGGGCTCGTGCTGAACTACGGCTCCGACCGTGTCCGCTACCCGGCGCCCGTCCGGGTCGGTTCCCGGGTCAGGGCCCTCATCGAGCTGGCCGCCGTGAAGCCGCTCCCCGGCGGATCGCAGGTCACCTACCGCCTGACGTACGAGGTGGAAGGCCAGCCCAAGCCCGGCTGCGTGGCGGAGATCGTCTACCACTACTACGTCGATCGCCCGGGCGGATCGACGGGGAGCGGCTCGTGAGCAACGTGGAGGCCGGCGCGGTCACCGACGACACCGCATCGTTCGGGAAGGCGCTGGCCCGTGTGGGCGCCCGGTTGGCGACGCGACCCCTGCCGGCCCTGCAGTGGGCGACCCGGCTCACCGCCGGAGTGGCGGCCGCCGGCGCCCAGTCGGCCGCCCGCGCCCTCGGGTGGGACGGTCAGCCGGCCCTGGCGCCGTCGCCGAAGGACCGTCGCTTCTCGGATCCCGCCTGGGATGCCCACCCGTGGTTCCTCGCCCAGCGCCAGGCGTACCTCGCCTGGTCGCGCTGCATGCGCGATCTGCCCGACGTCGCCGGCCTCGAGGGCCCCGACGCCCGCAAGGCGGGGTTCGCCGTCGACTTGCTGGTGGACTCGCTGGCGCCCACCAACTTCTTGTGGGGCAACCCGGCCGCGTTGCGGAAGGCGGTGGCCACGCGAGGCACCAGCGTTGTGCACGGCCTTCGCAACCTCGCTGACGACGTGGCCGAGAACTCGGCCCGGCCCCGCCAGGTGGATGGCTCGGCGTTCGAGGTCGGGGAGAACCTCGCCTGCACGCCGGGCGCCGTCGTGTTCCGCAACGAGCTGATCGAGGTGATCCAGTACGCACCGACGACGAAGAGCGTCTTCGACGTCCCACTGCTCCTCAGCCCGCCGTGGATCAACCGCTACTACGTGATGGATCTGGCCCCCGGTCGCAGCTTCGTCGAGTGGGCGGTGGGCCACGGGCACACGACCTTCGCCATCAGCTATCGGAACCCCGACGCGTCGATGCGCGACGTGGGCCTTGACGGCTACCTGCTGGACGGTCTGGGAACGGCCGTCGACGTCGTCCGCCGGATCACCGGTGTCGACAAGGTGAACCTGGCCGGGCTGTGTGTCGGGGGGACGCTTGCCGTCATGCTCCAGGCGTGGCTGGCCGGCGCCGGCGAGGCCAAGGTTCGCTCGGCCACGCTGCTCAACACCCTGGTGGACTTCAGCCAGCCCGGCCCGCTGGCCGCGTTCACCGATGCCGAAGCCGTGGCCCGGGTCGAGGCCCGCATGGCGGAGCCCGGCTTCCTCGACGGCCGCGACATGGCCACGACGTTCGACGCGCTGCGACCCAACGACCTGATCTGGAACTACGTCGGGAGCAACTGGCTCATGGGCGAGACCCCTGCCGCTTTCGACATCCTGGCCTGGAACGCCGACGCGACCCGGATCCCCGCCGCCACCCATTCGCAGTACCTGCGCTCGTTCTATCTCGAGAACCAGCTGGCCAGCGGCACCATGTCCCTGGCCGGGCGACCACTCCACCTCGGTGCCGTCACGGCCGACACGTACGTGCTCGGCGCCAAAGAGGACCACATCACCCCGTGGGCGTCGTCCTACGCCACGACCGGCCTTCTCCACAATGCGTCGGTCCGGTTCGTGCTGAGCTCGGCGGGGCACATCGCCGGCATCGTCAACCCGCCGGGGCCCAAGCGCATCCACTGGATCAACGAGGCGCTGGCGCCGAGTCCGGACGAGTGGTTGGGCGGCGCCACCCAGCACGCCGGCTCGTGGTGGGAGGACTGGGCGGGGTGGATCGGCCGGCGCGCCGGCCGGCGCCGCCGGCCACCCGTGATGGGAAGTGCCGACCACCCGGCACTCGGCCCCGCACCGGGCACCTACATCCACGAATGAACCACGCACGCACATCGACCGGGACCTGGTCCCGAGATTGGAGGAGGTTGCGATGGCAGTAGTCACGGAGACCGCACCTATCACCACCGTGGGAGTCGCCGGGTCCGGGATCATGGGCTCGGGGATCGCCGAGGTGGCTGCCCTGGCAGGCTTCGCCGTCATCATCCGCAGCCGGAGGGCGAGCAGCGCCGACAAGGCCATGGGCCGGGTCGTGAAGTCCCTGTCCGGACAGGTGGAGAAGGGAAAGCTGTCCACCGACGACCGCGACGCGGCCGTCGGGCGCATCCGCACGACGACCGAGCTGGACGAGCTGGGCACGTGTGATCTCGTTCTCGAGTCCGTGGTCGAGGACCTCGACGTCAAGCGCGACCTGTTCGGCGAGCTCGACCGGGTGGCCCCGGAGGGCACCATCCTGGCCACCAACACGTCCACCCTCGCCGTGTCGGACGTGGCCATGGCCACCCGCCGCCCGGACCGCGTGCTCGGCCTGCACTTCTTCAATCCCGCACCGAAGATGCCGCTGGTCGAGGTCGTCCCGGCCGTCACCACCGCGCCGACGACCGTCGAGGCCGGCCGCCAGTTCGCGGAAGCCTGCGGCAAGGAAACGGTGATGGTGAAGGACAACGCCGGGTTCATCGTCAATGCCCTCCTGTTCCCGTATCTGAACGGCGCCGTGAAGATGCTCGACGCGGGGACCGCTTCCGGAGAGGACATCGACGCCGCCATGAAGGGCGGCTGCGGGTTCCCGATGGGCCCGCTCGAGCTCCTCGACCTCATCGGTCTGGACACCAGCGTGTCGATCCTGAACGCACTGCACGCCGACCGCGGTGACCCTTGCGTCGCCCCCGCCCCGTTGCTCAAGCGCATGGTGACGGCCAACCAGCTGGGCCGCAAGACCGGGCAGGGCTTCTACGCCTATCCGCCCAAGGCCTGATTTCCCGACCAGCTCCGGCTGCGTCGTCCATCTCGACACGGAGGAACCCACAGATGCCCAATGCCCTACTTGCCGCGTCCGCCCGAACGCCCATCGGCAAGCTGAGCGGCGCCCTGTCGCCGCTCCCCGCCGTCGAGCTCGGCGGCATCGCCATCGGCGCCGCCCTCGCCCGAGCCGGGATCCGACCCGATCAGATCGACCACGTCGTGATGGGCCAGGTGCTCCAGGCCGGCCAGGGGCAGAACCCGGCGCGCCAGGCGGCAGTCAAGGCCGGCGTCCCGATGGACGTCCCCGCCGTCACGGTCAACAACGTGTGCCTGTCCGGCCTGCACGCCGTCTACCTGGCCGACCAGATGATCCGCTCCGGGGACGCCGAGGTGGTGGTCGCCGGCGGCATGGAGTCGATGAGCCGGGCGCCCCACCTGCTGCCGGATGCCCGTGCCGGGTACCGGCTGGGCGACGTCACCGCCGTCGACTCGCTCGTGCACGACGGGCTCTGGTGCGCGTTCGACGATGTGCACATGGGCGCCGGCACCGAGGCGTACGCGTCCGCTGCCACCATCTCCCGGGCCGTGCAGGACGAGGTGGCGGCCAAGAGCCACGAACGGGCGGCGGCCGCCGTCAAGGAGGGGCGCCTGGCGGCCGAGATCGTGGCCGTCAGCGTTCCGCAACGCGGTGACCCGTTGGTGGTCGAGACCGACGAGGGCGTGCGCCCCGAGACCACGGCCGCCTCGCTGGGTCGCCTGAAGCCGGCGTTCGGCCGCGAGGGGACGGTCACCGCCGGCAACGCCTCCCAGATCTCCGACGGGGCCGCCGCCGTCGTCGTCGTCAGCGTCGCAAAGGCGGCCGAGCTCGGGCTCGAGCGGCCGGCCGAGCTGGTGGGCTTCGGCGTCGTCGCCGGACCTGATCCGTCGCTGCTCACCCAGCCGAGCCGTGCCATTCGGAAGGCCCTGGAGAGGACGGGGGGCAGAGTCAGCGACATCGACCTGCTCGAGATCAACGAGGCCTTCGCCGCCGTCTCGGCCGCGACCATGGCCGACCTCGGCATATCCGACGAGAAGGTGAACGTGAACGGGGGCGCCATCGCCCTCGGCCATCCGATCGGCATGTCAGGAACCCGCCTGGTGATGACCATCGCCGAGGAGCTGCGCCGCCGGGGTGGCGGCCTCGGCGCAGCCGCCCTGTGTGGCGGCGGCGGCCAGGGCGAGGCCGTGCTGGTACGGGTGGCCGCATGACCGATGCGCGCGTGCAGCTGAACGGCGGGTACGCCGATCAGCTTCCCGAGACCGACTCCGGTCTCACGGACGAGTGGGTCGAGTCGCTCGGCGCCGTGATCGATGCCCAGGGCGCCGGCGGGGCCCGGCTGGTGCTGAGTCGGCTCCTGCACTGGGCCAACGAGAACCAGCTGGGCTTTCCGGCCACCATCGGCAGCCCCTACGTCAACAGCATCCCGCCGGCCGACGAGCCCGCTTATCCCGGCGACATCGCCCTCGAGCGGCGCATCGAGGGAATGGTGCGCTGGAACGCAGCCGTCATGGTGATCCGCGCCAACGCTCTCTCCGAGGGCATCGGCGGTCACCTCTCCACACCGGCGTCGGCGACGTGCCTGTACGAGATGGGCTTCAACCACTTCTTCCGCGGCAAGGACGCGGCGGGCGGCGGGGACCAGGTGTTCTTCCAGGGCCACGCCTCGCCGGGGATCTACGCCCGCGCCTTCCTGGAGGGCCGCCTCACGGAGGACCAGCTCGACCACTTCCGTCGTGAGATCGGCGGGGGTGGGTTGTCGAGCTACCCCCACCCGCGTCTCATGCCCGAGTTCTGGGAGTTCCCCACGGTGTCCATGGGGCTCGGCCCCATCTCCGCCATCTACCAGGCCCGGTTCAACCGCTACC from Acidimicrobiales bacterium includes:
- a CDS encoding pyruvate dehydrogenase (acetyl-transferring), homodimeric type — translated: MTDARVQLNGGYADQLPETDSGLTDEWVESLGAVIDAQGAGGARLVLSRLLHWANENQLGFPATIGSPYVNSIPPADEPAYPGDIALERRIEGMVRWNAAVMVIRANALSEGIGGHLSTPASATCLYEMGFNHFFRGKDAAGGGDQVFFQGHASPGIYARAFLEGRLTEDQLDHFRREIGGGGLSSYPHPRLMPEFWEFPTVSMGLGPISAIYQARFNRYLAGRGIVDTSAARVWCFIGDGECDEPETLGALSIAAREKLDNLVFVVNCNLQRLDGPVRGNGKIIQ
- a CDS encoding alpha/beta fold hydrolase translates to MTEPTHMRRPGAGEPTITEAERAEAEMSATAAAGAAVEALGPEVGLLAGLDSTGLGEAVGEATEVAASLAADPASVLGATARYVAALGNAGWATAMVTLGLAPSTRLEAEAGDRRFHDPSWNSHPWFFGVGQGYLAWARYLHELLDVADLEPGTAERARHTLGLLVDGLSPTNFLPTNPVAIRRAIETRGASVLAGARNLMVDMATNQGKPRQVDASAFRVGGNLACTPGKVVFRNELMELIQYAPSTKTVHEVPLLCSPPWINKYYIMDLAPGRSFIEWAVAKGHTVFAISYVNPDESMRNVALDDYLLSGPCQALDVIADITGCEKVNVVGLCLGGSLSVMLLAHLAANGMDRVRSATLLNTLVDFSEPGPMGCFVDRASVEHLERKMQARGYLDASEMMGMFDVLRSRDLIWNYVVSGWLLGERPPAFDILAWNADGTRMPADMHSFYLRCCYVENQLAAGTMTLAGTPLDLRQVKADAYVLSAKEDHIAPWRSTYATVGLLGGTSRFVLSSSGHVAGIVNPPGGKRSYWTNDALPDRPDDWLAGAGEHPGSWWEDWAAWIAPRAGARRKPPSMGNAAHPPVADAPGKYVLQR
- a CDS encoding acetyl-CoA C-acyltransferase, which codes for MPNALLAASARTPIGKLSGALSPLPAVELGGIAIGAALARAGIRPDQIDHVVMGQVLQAGQGQNPARQAAVKAGVPMDVPAVTVNNVCLSGLHAVYLADQMIRSGDAEVVVAGGMESMSRAPHLLPDARAGYRLGDVTAVDSLVHDGLWCAFDDVHMGAGTEAYASAATISRAVQDEVAAKSHERAAAAVKEGRLAAEIVAVSVPQRGDPLVVETDEGVRPETTAASLGRLKPAFGREGTVTAGNASQISDGAAAVVVVSVAKAAELGLERPAELVGFGVVAGPDPSLLTQPSRAIRKALERTGGRVSDIDLLEINEAFAAVSAATMADLGISDEKVNVNGGAIALGHPIGMSGTRLVMTIAEELRRRGGGLGAAALCGGGGQGEAVLVRVAA
- a CDS encoding MaoC family dehydratase, with amino-acid sequence MAQPQTRGSVIDLADLPSHAGEALGHSSWRRIAQDEVTAFARLTGDEQWIHVDPQRAAAGPFGATVAHGYFTLSLATVLLDEVLTIDGAGLVLNYGSDRVRYPAPVRVGSRVRALIELAAVKPLPGGSQVTYRLTYEVEGQPKPGCVAEIVYHYYVDRPGGSTGSGS
- a CDS encoding alpha/beta fold hydrolase; its protein translation is MSNVEAGAVTDDTASFGKALARVGARLATRPLPALQWATRLTAGVAAAGAQSAARALGWDGQPALAPSPKDRRFSDPAWDAHPWFLAQRQAYLAWSRCMRDLPDVAGLEGPDARKAGFAVDLLVDSLAPTNFLWGNPAALRKAVATRGTSVVHGLRNLADDVAENSARPRQVDGSAFEVGENLACTPGAVVFRNELIEVIQYAPTTKSVFDVPLLLSPPWINRYYVMDLAPGRSFVEWAVGHGHTTFAISYRNPDASMRDVGLDGYLLDGLGTAVDVVRRITGVDKVNLAGLCVGGTLAVMLQAWLAGAGEAKVRSATLLNTLVDFSQPGPLAAFTDAEAVARVEARMAEPGFLDGRDMATTFDALRPNDLIWNYVGSNWLMGETPAAFDILAWNADATRIPAATHSQYLRSFYLENQLASGTMSLAGRPLHLGAVTADTYVLGAKEDHITPWASSYATTGLLHNASVRFVLSSAGHIAGIVNPPGPKRIHWINEALAPSPDEWLGGATQHAGSWWEDWAGWIGRRAGRRRRPPVMGSADHPALGPAPGTYIHE
- a CDS encoding helix-turn-helix domain-containing protein, with the translated sequence MTDDPWATHREALGSFLRAQRNLARLSLRDMAERTKVSNAYLSQIERGLHAPSLRVLRSIAEALDLSAEAMLAQAGLVDAAVPAGGDPATEGPPKGGTEAAIRRDPALTDDQKEALLSVYRSYRSDNRRD
- a CDS encoding 3-hydroxybutyryl-CoA dehydrogenase: MAVVTETAPITTVGVAGSGIMGSGIAEVAALAGFAVIIRSRRASSADKAMGRVVKSLSGQVEKGKLSTDDRDAAVGRIRTTTELDELGTCDLVLESVVEDLDVKRDLFGELDRVAPEGTILATNTSTLAVSDVAMATRRPDRVLGLHFFNPAPKMPLVEVVPAVTTAPTTVEAGRQFAEACGKETVMVKDNAGFIVNALLFPYLNGAVKMLDAGTASGEDIDAAMKGGCGFPMGPLELLDLIGLDTSVSILNALHADRGDPCVAPAPLLKRMVTANQLGRKTGQGFYAYPPKA